Part of the Acropora palmata chromosome 10, jaAcrPala1.3, whole genome shotgun sequence genome, CTGGAGAAAAATTCGCTCTCAGCGGATCGGGAAATTCGTCGGTTGGTCCCTTTTCTCCATTCCAGTGAAGGGCACATATGTATGTGTTTCTGGttatattattttcagtgAAGAACTGCCGCGAACACGCTACTATCCACCTTCTGCACTTCTCGATATCTTGGGATGGCTTCGGAAATGGAATGAAGACTTTCCTCCCGGATTCCTCGACTTCTTTAAGAGATTTAGGACACTTTTCTCGATACCTTGAATCCGTTTTGCACTCGCCCCAACAGAAATGCTTAGTGCTTATCATTTTACGTCGATTCTGGGTAAAAAACATCACATTTTAAAAGATTTTCCATTCGTTTGCCGGCAAAAAAATTAGCGAACACCCATATATTTCCTTTATCGATATGCAATGTTTCTCTGAGTCACGCGGGGTCCGATATGACGTAGTCTATTTTCAGAATCTGTGCTAAGCGCTGTTAGAGGGCTTACGTATACAAACCACAGGGACCCTTGCATTAGGGGACTCAAGAGTTCATTTAAAACTATAACCTCGGGCCTTTTCAATCCAAGCTGTTTCAGTGATTATTCACAAATGAAAGGCGGCTCAAAATTGTGGAATACTCTGCTTACATTCAACCGCTTTAGCGTTGTGGGTTTTAAATAGATGTTGGCATTTCTCTCAACGCGTGCATGTGTTTCCTAATAGTTCATTGGTTCATTTGTATCTCGGGCGAGTTTTTGTGTATGTGTAGTCGTGCATTAATTCTTGCCGTACTTAAttgaagttattttctctttcttagCTGACCCATTAGGCCATTTAAGCCCCTGGCGTTGGCCCTATTGTTGTAATTTGTAAGTaatgtgaaaataaataataatatgcaAAGGCTCGTTAAATCGAtgattctttcttcttcttcttccattGCGGAGATGTTTTCTTCCCCTTCTCGCTCGTGGATATCCACGAGTTTTGGTGACATGATCTGGATGCAAATTGTCACTCACTCGGAACCGGATGTTCGATCTAATTAGACAATCAGGATGGATCACACTAACTAGAGGGTGGCAAAGGATTtatgcgtgacgcgtgaaaagggctaaaacttgaacgtgacgcgtgaaagttacttaaaaagaaacgtgattcgtgaatacctgaatgcatgtgacgcgtgatttatttcatgaggtatgcgtgattcgtgaattatttgtgtttggtcgtgaaaatttcgtttccctgAAGTTTCTCCGACAATTACTGATTAATGACTGattcaaaacgtgacgcgtgaattttgttaaaatttgtgcgtgaaacggGATCACGATCCCCCCTTTCCCACCCTCTAACTAGTGCACTATTCATTTAAGGACATAGTAACTAATTCCGACCGTGAAAAGATAAGCCGTTACTGGAGCTCAACTCATGATTTAGCTTTTAGGGCTGTATTCCTTTCTTCGATTCACAGTCAAGGGGCGATGTGACCTGACAGGTTCGTCTTCTGAATAGACCCTCATTAAATAATTAGTTTGCACGCTATTTCTTACCACGTCGGATTCTCTTTCTTATATCCTGTGGAAAATCGAGATGTGCCCCGAAGCAGTCAAGCAGGTGATAAATGCTTTAATCAATTTGGTGAAAAGACAAACACTTCTAAGGTCTTATCAAAGAAACACTGAGTTAAAGTTGCACGCAATGGCGAAGATCGTTGTTGACCAGCGATATACTATATTTTTTGTCCCAttgaatgtttttctttctgtcaTTGCAACGATTGGCAATTTGTTAATCCTCTTTGCACTTCGTAAGGTGATTTCCATCAATCCACCAACAAAACTGTTATTCCAATGCCTAGCAGCCACTGATCTTTGCGTTGGTCTTATTGAACAGCCACTCTTTGTTACTATTTTGCTGACAGACTTCGCTTCGCCAACTGCTTTACACCATGTAAGTCAAGTTTACAGTGTTTTAACCTTTATCTTGTGCGGAGTTTCAGTGCTGACAGCGGCTACCACTAGCATTGACAGGCTTCTCGCGTTGGTATTAGGACTGAGTTACAAACCTACTGTGACGGTAAAGCGAGTTGGCATAGTTCTCATCATTTTTTGGCTGGCATCCTTTTCAGCTGGATTCTCACACTGCATTGGTTTGAATATGTTTGCTTACGGTTCATCATTTGGTTCtattttcctttgcattttTGCATCGGTCATCTCGTTCACGAAGATTGCCCTGAAACTAAGACAGCAGCAAGCTCAAGTTCAACGACGTGTTGAGCAAGAACAGGTTAACGGTGGAGAAATTCCACTGAACATTGCACGTTACAAGAAGATGGTTCACAACGTAGCTTGGCTTCAGATGGCATTGATTGTTTGCTATATGCCGTCACTGACAGTCATTTTATTTAGAATGGTAACCCAACGGGatgaaaaaccatttttttattattctgCAATTACGGTTGTCTTTATGAATTCTTCTGTTAACCCGATTCTCTACTGTTGGAGAATTGGCGAAGTCAAGAAAGAAGTTAAAAACACATTGAAACAGATTTTCCAGCGTTCTTGTACTTGAGCTACGGTCGGTCtcatttgttttctgtttttgttcttaTACATTAATAACCGTTAAGTGCAGGCATCATTGGGTTGAATTTAACGTTGTCCTTCAGACGCAGGAGTGTGATGCCAGGTGTGTTTTAAATTAAGCAAAGTAATGAATAAGAGGTGAAATACTGTCTACCGACTGTGTGCTCCGCGGCAATTCAGATGAGTTTTAACTGATCTCAAGGCAAGAGAGGTTACGTTTGCGTCTTAGAACCTCGAGGAATATCATGCTCACGAAATAAAACACGTTCTCGTTTTTGGGCGCAATTAACTAAAGGCAAAAACTCACAGTAGGGCTAAAGATTCAAAGTAATAGtgtctttcattgttttccaaCATTGATGTACTCGCACATTGAGGCTACTTTGCGAATATCCGGGGTCAAAGCATCCCGATTGTGAACTTTTACGTGATGAGCAATGATCTGGGTCCTAGCAATCTCTCACGTGACCGAGAAGCTTTGCATAAATCAGTTTATAACTTTTTAGTAATGTGCAAAATTGCATAAATACTTGAAATTTCGCCGCAAAAAGAAGCCGGaaatcttaaaaaatcaagttaGAGAGCCCTTCCTCAATTATCCTTGCTTGCTGAGACTGTTCAAGGTTCTAAAGAATTATTCCAAGATGCATAAGGTCTGGAAGttcttttcattctttacTTACCTGTCATTGGAATATTGTCATTTCTACTGTTCTATGCGAAATGACCACTGTACCTGGGTTACTGATGCTGTCCAGAAAGAGAACATGACAAAGGTGGCATCCAGAATAGTTCCAAATGGTCAGTATTATTTGAGAATgagaataaaatttgaaatgaaatttgatcATATCACGCCCACTCTTATCGACTTACATTGGCTCTTAGCAGTGACGTTCAGAATACAGTTCAAATTGCTTGTTCTTGCAATTGTTTAAAAGTCACTAGACAACCGCAGTCCATCGTACAGTGAAGATCACTGCATGTCATCCTTGAAACCAGCTGGTAATTATACTGTTCGCTCGTTTGCACAATCTCTTCTGTTTGTTCCAGAAGTTAACTGTTCTACCTTGCGAGATCGGACCTTTGCTCATACTGCACCTGTTTTATGGAATTTGCTGTCACTTTACCGTAAGAACAAGTTGCAGTCTCGtcgtttctttttatttgttggAATGGTTCTGATATTTAGCGTTAAACTGAATTACTTTGGAATTTTagagtttaattttttttatttctctatCTTCCAAAGCATAACaccattgttattattagtttttaaGAGATTTTTAAGTTAATGTAAAGCGCTTTTGAATATTCCTCTATAGTTTTAGCGCTATAGAAATTCATTGAATTTACAACCGTAGATTGCAGACGTCATTGCCTTGAATATGTCCTTCAAACTCGGAAGTGTGAAGCTAAGATGTTTAATGAAATACTGACTGCCATTGTGTGCTCCGCACTAATTAAGATGAGTTTTATCTAAGCACAGGGCAAGTGAAGTTAAGtgaatgtaaatgaaaataaaaatattgatgaacgCTTGGATTTGCATCGTAAAATCTTGAAGAATATCCTGCGCACGAAATAAAACTCAATCTCTTTTTTTGGCGGAATGAACTAAAGGCAAAAATTCACCGTAGGGCCAAAGATTCATATTAATGggtgcttttattgttttcctacTTTGATGCGCTCATATTGAGGCTGCTTTACGAATATTTTCACGATATGATGGAGATAAAAACATCCATGAAACTGTGAACTTTTATGTGGTGTGCCATGATAGGGTGACAAGTCTTTGGGGGTCTGGATCCTAGCGATCTCTAAGACGGCCAAGAAAATTTGGGACTAGGATGATACGTAAAAAATTCcataaaatatttgaatttttcgtAGAAAAAAAACCCTGAAATCTCAAGAAATCGATTTAAAGAGTCTTTCGCCCATTAATGTGGGTTTTTGGGACTATTAAATGTTCGAAAGCAGTATTCGAAGATGCATCAGGTCTGGAAGTTCTCTGCCTTCTTCATTTACCTCTCATTTCAATATTGTCATTTCTACTGTTGGATGCAAAATGATCACTGTACCTTGGTTATTGCTGCTGTCCAGAGAGAGAACATGACAAAGGTGGAATTTAGAATACTTCCAAATGATGAGTATTATTTGAGAATGAGAATAAAATGCAACGAAATGGTGAGTAAATAAGAGTATTCTTTCTTGGTGCAAACTCTACTGTAAGTAAGCTTTAAAGTATTCTCCATGTTCACctcctttcttttcatctttgtgAAGTTAGGTTGAGGGTTTCCATGAAGGCTTAAACACGCATCAAATATTTATCGGTCGCATTCAAAGAGCgttctattttcaaaatagccgaCAGGGGTTAGTATGTGATATTTATCGATTTCTACACCCCATAACACGAGAGATCAGGTACAGAAATTGACAAATAATAGAGATGAGGCACCTTAGATTTTATTGTAGTCACGTTAATGATTTCTCATTTCCAGATAAACTCTCAGATGCTGAGGTCACTGGTTTTTACTGGTGTTAATCCAATGATCAGTATTGAATCTGAGGAGTTTGGAACCAATTATCACAAAGACAGCAGCTTTTCTCTCCTGATCTTGTCAGTACTCGTTCAGTTGGGAGATCAGGATGACTGTGGGTGTATTGTTAAGAATGAATCAATTGGAAATTCATGGTAAATGGTGGTACCTCTTCTATGCAGGTTTTTGGTTTTACCttggtgtaagaacctgtgatgTTTTTATTAAGTTTATCACCTCATCTggggttttggtttttgattaACCATCTCTTggctctttgttttctttgttaccTGAGTGTGACAGACTCTTAAATTGAGGAAAAGCCAGTTTTTTTACGTTCTAAAAATATGATGGTTTCTAATGTGTGCACTTAAATAGATGAATGGTCAGTAGTGTTAATTATAGCATTGTTGAATTGAATCATACCAACTTGATAGTGATGTTATCACTGACCTCATTTCAGTGCAAGCAGTAATTATTGTCCTTTCTTATGTAAATGACTATTGATCAGTATAAGATGCAGCATGTTACATTGCTGTGGGGCCTTGAATTGCATGTTTTATCAAAGGAGCAGATTCAATTGTCATTCTGACTACTGCCTGCATCAGTGTTCAGTGGTTACAAATTCAAATCTACCATGTTGTGTAAGTGAACATATTGTCTGCCATCTTCCAGATCAGAGGTGTGGCTTGACTTTCAACTATGAGATTATCAAAGTTGATTATTGGTAGCTAGAGTCAGTGATAGCCTACAGTATAGTTCCTCtctaaatatatttttttaaatcttagaACTTAATGTAAATGCCATAAGATGGAAGGACTTTGCCTGATTCAGTGAACTGTAATTGGCCATTTCCCAATTCCCTTCTGTGTCTTTTGCATAGCGAGTcaaagttttgaatttgaataagACTTGACACTCAGAGTTCCTTTCAAATAGAGACTGATGTGGAGTGgaaaataaaactgtagtTGTCCCTTACACTGCTGAGTGTGAGCCAACAATAGTATGGTTTAATACTGCTGAGAAGCATGTGTTAACAGTTCATTAAGTCGTTGATTGTCCCATCCTACAACAGGTCAAGCAAATGCATTTGCAGTGGTTCAAAGCCTTGTTTTTTGCAGTCACCAGGCAGTAACATGATTGACGAGGGAATCAAATGCTGTGAAGTGGAAAAGAACTGCTCCATTTACTCAGGGCTGTGTAACCCTGCCTGGGTGTTCCCTCTTTACATTCCTCAAACAGCAGCCATATTACATAGTGAAGTTTTGGATAGCGGCATTGGACCTGATAAAAACTTCCACAGGTAATGTGAGAACTGGCAACTAAAGGGGCCCGGGCCCAACAGTTGTTGAAAGTATggattgttgtttttttattacatttgtTAATTAGGAAGAAGGACCAATAAAGCTCTTTGCAAATGCAAAGATTACAATTTGAAAGTGTAAGTTGTAAAGTATATACATATTCAGTGGTATGTTGTGGGAAAGTTTTTTCAGCTAGATCAGACTTACTGAGGTCACAAGAAGAGATACTCTGGTTTACATGGTCCTGAATGCTGAAATGAAGTT contains:
- the LOC141895365 gene encoding uncharacterized protein LOC141895365 isoform X2, producing the protein MHQVWKFSAFFIYLSFQYCHFYCWMQNDHCTLVIAAVQRENMTKVEFRILPNDEYYLRMRIKCNEMINSQMLRSLVFTGVNPMISIESEEFGTNYHKDSSFSLLILSVLVQLGDQDDCGCIVKNESIGNSWSSKCICSGSKPCFLQSPGSNMIDEGIKCCEVEKNCSIYSGLCNPAWVFPLYIPQTAAILHSEVLDSGIGPDKNFHRLTVHINAFHLSINDTLHSGLGKEVSELQSTINEPMPVNCLPNMAPVCIIASRKLADHIIYTNTEFEKIGFLEIQ
- the LOC141895365 gene encoding uncharacterized protein LOC141895365 isoform X1, which encodes MHQVWKFSAFFIYLSFQYCHFYCWMQNDHCTLVIAAVQRENMTKVEFRILPNDEYYLRMRIKCNEMINSQMLRSLVFTGVNPMISIESEEFGTNYHKDSSFSLLILSVLVQLGDQDDCGCIVKNESIGNSWSSKCICSGSKPCFLQSPGSNMIDEGIKCCEVEKNCSIYSGLCNPAWVFPLYIPQTAAILHSEVLDSGIGPDKNFHRLTVHINAFHLSINDTLHSGLGKEVSELQSTINEPMPVNCLPNMAPVCIIASRKLADHIIYTNTEFEKIGFLEIQVSEFVHLVVTEIAVLGTT
- the LOC141895365 gene encoding uncharacterized protein LOC141895365 isoform X3, which gives rise to MLRSLVFTGVNPMISIESEEFGTNYHKDSSFSLLILSVLVQLGDQDDCGCIVKNESIGNSWSSKCICSGSKPCFLQSPGSNMIDEGIKCCEVEKNCSIYSGLCNPAWVFPLYIPQTAAILHSEVLDSGIGPDKNFHRLTVHINAFHLSINDTLHSGLGKEVSELQSTINEPMPVNCLPNMAPVCIIASRKLADHIIYTNTEFEKIGFLEIQVSEFVHLVVTEIAVLGTT